A genome region from Gallus gallus isolate bGalGal1 chromosome 9, bGalGal1.mat.broiler.GRCg7b, whole genome shotgun sequence includes the following:
- the BCL6 gene encoding B-cell lymphoma 6 protein homolog isoform X1 has protein sequence MASPADSCIQFTRHASDVLLNLNRLRSRDILTDVVIIVNREQFRAHKTVLMACSGLFYSIFTDQLKCNLNVINLDPEINPEGFCILLDFMYTSRLNLRENNIMAVMATALYLQMEHVVDTCRRFVKSSEAEMVSAVKTPREEFLAGRMLNHPEVMAYRGRDVSENSMPLQNGSLCNGRAFAPGLFNSLPGSSISYPGYSPLPLNGFLVDDELREMRMPLSELSRVSAFPKERIPCDGSRTIPTEYMRTITDISANMCHATIYSPKEGAAEEARSDMHYSVASGPKPVVPSIRNNPYFSCDKVAKEEERTSSEDEISQHFEPTNTPLDRKGLISPQSPQKSDCQPNSPTESSSSKNARISQNSNSLFTKSPTDPKACNWKKYKFIVLNSLNQSTKQDSADQNEMGTLSPRTYMPMSTCQQSMEPEHLNVQSPTKMSVNGEDSNIPQASRLNNIVNRSRDGSPRSSEGQSPLYMHSSKCSSCGCQSPQHTEMCLHTSGSAFGEEMGETQSEYSDSSCENGAFFCNECDCRFSEEASLKRHSLQVHSDKPYKCDRCQASFRYKGNLASHKTVHTGEKPYRCNICGAQFNRPANLKTHTRIHSGEKPYKCETCGARFVQVAHLRAHVLIHTGEKPYPCEICGTRFRHLQTLKSHLRIHTGEKPYHCEKCNLHFRHKSQLRLHLRQKHGAITNTKVQYRISANEVPPELPKAC, from the exons ATGGCCTCACCGGCAGACAGCTGCATCCAGTTCACCCGCCACGCAAGCGATGTCCTCCTCAATCTCAACCGCCTTAGAAGCCGGGATATCCTGACTGACGTCGTCATCATCGTGAACCGGGAGCAGTTCAGAGCCCACAAAACAGTGCTGATGGCCTGCAG TGGCCTCTTCTATAGCATCTTCACTGACCAGCTCAAGTGCAACTTGAATGTCATCAACCTGGACCCTGAAATTAACCCCGAGGGGTTTTGCATCCTTTTGGACTTCATGTACACCTCCCGTCTGAACCTGAGGGAGAACAATATCATGGCTGTGATGGCCACGGCGCTGTACCTGCAGATGGAGCACGTGGTTGATACTTGCCGAAGGTTTGTCAAATCTAG CGAAGCTGAGATGGTGTCTGCTGTGAAGACCCCAAGGGAAGAGTTTTTGGCTGGCCGGATGCTGAACCACCCAGAGGTGATGGCTTATCGAGGCAGAGATGTCTCAGAGAACAGCATGCCTCTCCAGAATGGGTCCCTCTGCAATGGGAGGGCCTTCGCACCTGGCTTATTCAACAGTTTGCCTGGATCCTCCATTTCCTACCCTGGGTACAGCCCTCTGCCTCTCAATGGCTTCCTCGTGGATGATGAGTTGCGGGAGATGAGGATGCCTCTCTCCGAACTCTCAAGGGTGAGTGCCTTCCCCAAGGAGAGGATCCCATGTGACGGCTCCAGGACAATCCCCACGGAGTACATGAGAACCATCACCGACATCTCGGCCAACATGTGCCACGCCACCATCTATTCTCCAAAAGAAGGTGCTGCTGAAGAAGCCAGGAGCGACATGCACTACAGTGTAGCTTCTGGCCCCAAACCCGTCGTCCCCTCCATCCGGAACAATCCCTACTTCTCTTGTGACAAAGTGGCCAAAGAGGAGGAGCGGACCTCTTCAGAGGATGAGATCAGCCAGCACTTTGAGCCCACCAATACCCCCCTGGACCGCAAGGGCCTGATcagcccccagagcccccagaAGTCAGACTGTCAGCCCAACTCTCCCACTGagtccagcagcagcaagaatgCCCGCATCAGTCAGAACTCCAACTCCCTCTTCACCAAGAGCCCCACTGATCCCAAAGCCTGCAACTGGAAGAAGTACAAATTCATTGTCCTCAACTCTCTTAACCAGAGCACCAAACAAGACAGCGCTGACCAGAATGAGATGGGAACCCTCTCTCCTCGCACCTACATGCCCATGTCCACTTGCCAGCAGTCCATGGAGCCAGAGCATCTCAACGTGCAATCCCCCACCAAGATGAGCGTGAATGGAGAAGACTCCAATATCCCCCAAGCGAGCAGACTCAACAACATTGTTAACAG GTCCCGGGATGGGTCCCCGCGCAGCAGTGAGGGGCAGTCCCCGCTCTACATGCATTCATCGAAGTGCAGCTCCTGCGGCTGCCAGTCCCCGCAACACACTGAGATGTGCCTTCACACCTCTGGCTCAGCCTTTGGAGAGGAGATGGGGGAAACCCAGTCTGAGTACTCTGACTCCAGCTGCG AGAACGGAGCCTTCTTCTGCAACGAGTGTGACTGCCGGTTCTCCGAGGAGGCCTCGCTCAAGAGGCACTCTCTGCAAGTCCACAGCGACAAACCCTACAAGTGCGACCGCTGCCAGGCCTCCTTCCGCTACAAGGGGAACCTCGCCAGCCACAAGACCGTCCACACAG GAGAAAAGCCGTACCGCTGCAACATCTGCGGGGCGCAGTTCAACCGGCCAGCCAACCTGAAAACCCACACACGTATTCACTCCGGAGAGAAACCCTACAAGTGCGAGACCTGTGGGGCCAGATTTGTCCAG GTGGCCCACCTCCGTGCTCATGTGCTCATTCATACTGGGGAGAAGCCATACCCCTGCGAGATCTGTGGCACACGTTTCCGGCACCTGCAGACCCTCAAAAGCCACCTTCGAATCCACACGGGCGAGAAACCTTATCAT TGTGAGAAGTGCAACCTGCACTTCCGCCACAAAAGCCAGCTGCGGCTGCACCTGCGGCAGAAGCACGGGGCCATCACAAACACCAAGGTGCAGTACCGCATCTCGGCCAACGAGGTGCCTCCGGAGCTCCCCAAGGCTTGCTGA
- the BCL6 gene encoding B-cell lymphoma 6 protein homolog (The RefSeq protein has 1 substitution compared to this genomic sequence), giving the protein MASPADSCIQFTRHASDVLLNLNRLRSRDILTDVVIIVNREQFRAHKTVLMACSGLFYSIFTDQLKCNLNVINLDPEINPEGFCILLDFMYTSRLNLRENNIMAVMATALYLQMEHVVDTCRRFVKSSEAEMVSAVKTPREEFLAGRMLNHPEVMAYRGRDVSENSMPLQNGSLCNGRAFAPGLFNSLPGSSISYPGYSPLPLNGFLVDDELREMRMPLSELSRVSAFPKERIPCDGSRTIPAEYMRTITDISANMCHATIYSPKEGAAEEARSDMHYSVASGPKPVVPSIRNNPYFSCDKVAKEEERTSSEDEISQHFEPTNTPLDRKGLISPQSPQKSDCQPNSPTESSSSKNARISQNSNSLFTKSPTDPKACNWKKYKFIVLNSLNQSTKQDSADQNEMGTLSPRTYMPMSTCQQSMEPEHLNVQSPTKMSVNGEDSNIPQASRLNNIVNRSRDGSPRSSEGQSPLYMHSSKCSSCGCQSPQHTEMCLHTSGSAFGEEMGETQSEYSDSSCENGAFFCNECDCRFSEEASLKRHSLQVHSDKPYKCDRCQASFRYKGNLASHKTVHTGEKPYRCNICGAQFNRPANLKTHTRIHSGEKPYKCETCGARFVQVAHLRAHVLIHTGEKPYPCEICGTRFRHLQTLKSHLRIHTGEKPYHCEKCNLHFRHKSQLRLHLRQKHGAITNTKVQYRISANEVPPELPKAC; this is encoded by the exons ATGGCCTCACCGGCAGACAGCTGCATCCAGTTCACCCGCCACGCAAGCGATGTCCTCCTCAATCTCAACCGCCTTAGAAGCCGGGATATCCTGACTGACGTCGTCATCATCGTGAACCGGGAGCAGTTCAGAGCCCACAAAACAGTGCTGATGGCCTGCAG TGGCCTCTTCTATAGCATCTTCACTGACCAGCTCAAGTGCAACTTGAATGTCATCAACCTGGACCCTGAAATTAACCCCGAGGGGTTTTGCATCCTTTTGGACTTCATGTACACCTCCCGTCTGAACCTGAGGGAGAACAATATCATGGCTGTGATGGCCACGGCGCTGTACCTGCAGATGGAGCACGTGGTTGATACTTGCCGAAGGTTTGTCAAATCTAG CGAAGCTGAGATGGTGTCTGCTGTGAAGACCCCAAGGGAAGAGTTTTTGGCTGGCCGGATGCTGAACCACCCAGAGGTGATGGCTTATCGAGGCAGAGATGTCTCAGAGAACAGCATGCCTCTCCAGAATGGGTCCCTCTGCAATGGGAGGGCCTTCGCACCTGGCTTATTCAACAGTTTGCCTGGATCCTCCATTTCCTACCCTGGGTACAGCCCTCTGCCTCTCAATGGCTTCCTCGTGGATGATGAGTTGCGGGAGATGAGGATGCCTCTCTCCGAACTCTCAAGGGTGAGTGCCTTCCCCAAGGAGAGGATCCCATGTGACGGCTCCAGGACAATCCCCACGGAGTACATGAGAACCATCACCGACATCTCGGCCAACATGTGCCACGCCACCATCTATTCTCCAAAAGAAGGTGCTGCTGAAGAAGCCAGGAGCGACATGCACTACAGTGTAGCTTCTGGCCCCAAACCCGTCGTCCCCTCCATCCGGAACAATCCCTACTTCTCTTGTGACAAAGTGGCCAAAGAGGAGGAGCGGACCTCTTCAGAGGATGAGATCAGCCAGCACTTTGAGCCCACCAATACCCCCCTGGACCGCAAGGGCCTGATcagcccccagagcccccagaAGTCAGACTGTCAGCCCAACTCTCCCACTGagtccagcagcagcaagaatgCCCGCATCAGTCAGAACTCCAACTCCCTCTTCACCAAGAGCCCCACTGATCCCAAAGCCTGCAACTGGAAGAAGTACAAATTCATTGTCCTCAACTCTCTTAACCAGAGCACCAAACAAGACAGCGCTGACCAGAATGAGATGGGAACCCTCTCTCCTCGCACCTACATGCCCATGTCCACTTGCCAGCAGTCCATGGAGCCAGAGCATCTCAACGTGCAATCCCCCACCAAGATGAGCGTGAATGGAGAAGACTCCAATATCCCCCAAGCGAGCAGACTCAACAACATTGTTAACAG GTCCCGGGATGGGTCCCCGCGCAGCAGTGAGGGGCAGTCCCCGCTCTACATGCATTCATCGAAGTGCAGCTCCTGCGGCTGCCAGTCCCCGCAACACACTGAGATGTGCCTTCACACCTCTGGCTCAGCCTTTGGAGAGGAGATGGGGGAAACCCAGTCTGAGTACTCTGACTCCAGCTGCG AGAACGGAGCCTTCTTCTGCAACGAGTGTGACTGCCGGTTCTCCGAGGAGGCCTCGCTCAAGAGGCACTCTCTGCAAGTCCACAGCGACAAACCCTACAAGTGCGACCGCTGCCAGGCCTCCTTCCGCTACAAGGGGAACCTCGCCAGCCACAAGACCGTCCACACAG GAGAAAAGCCGTACCGCTGCAACATCTGCGGGGCGCAGTTCAACCGGCCAGCCAACCTGAAAACCCACACACGTATTCACTCCGGAGAGAAACCCTACAAGTGCGAGACCTGTGGGGCCAGATTTGTCCAG GTGGCCCACCTCCGTGCTCATGTGCTCATTCATACTGGGGAGAAGCCATACCCCTGCGAGATCTGTGGCACACGTTTCCGGCACCTGCAGACCCTCAAAAGCCACCTTCGAATCCACACGGGCGAGAAACCTTATCAT TGTGAGAAGTGCAACCTGCACTTCCGCCACAAAAGCCAGCTGCGGCTGCACCTGCGGCAGAAGCACGGGGCCATCACAAACACCAAGGTGCAGTACCGCATCTCGGCCAACGAGGTGCCTCCGGAGCTCCCCAAGGCTTGCTGA